The Siniperca chuatsi isolate FFG_IHB_CAS linkage group LG12, ASM2008510v1, whole genome shotgun sequence genome has a segment encoding these proteins:
- the dip2a gene encoding disco-interacting protein 2 homolog A isoform X1, whose translation MAERTSTGLLTMMLEPTPAVAMTLPAEVREKLAELELELSEGDITQKGYEKKRGKLLAPYIPQIQGVDPSLQIDNRIQASSQAVLPGSKHNKSRAANTRDERFRSDLHTEAVQAALAKYKERKMPMPSKRRSVLVQSSVEACTPPDTSSASEDEGSLRRQGRLATSTPYQGHPAVEHWFNRVIQGSSTSSSASSTSSHPGGRSVTTTNTTAHAALNANAAATALADLMAHTQLDNHSAPPDVTGLSERSSLHAERPQVASVRGVSRGYNHHTSVMETADGCEWRGEGSLSLMDGVPVNSRVSSKIQQLLNTLKRPKRPPLREFFVDDFEELLDVQQPDPNQPKPEGQQMSPLEGEPLGVANKWPPSLPAALQRWGTTQPKSPCLTGLDNAGKPVYTLTYGKLWTRSQKLAYTLLNKLSTRNEPLLMPGDRVALVFPNNDPVMFMVAFYGCLLAELVPVPIEVPLTRKDAGSQQIGFLLGSCGVTLALTTDACQKGLPKAQTGEVATFKGWPRLLWFVTDGKHVVKPPKDWHPPVREASNDIAYIEYKTSKEGSTMGITVSHSAMLAHCHALTQACGYTEAETITNVLDFKREAGLWHGVLTSVMNRMHVISIPYSLMKVNPLSWIQKVHTYKARVAVVKSRDMHWSLLAQRDQRDLSLSSLRMLIVADGANPWSISSCDAFLNVFQARGLRPEVICPCASSSEAMTVAIRRPPEMGVPPPGKAVLSMGGLSHSVIRVDTEEKLSVLTVQDVGQVMPGAVVCVVRVEGTPYLCQTDEVGEICVSSSSTGVAYYGLPGKTKNIFETIPLTSSGIPISDRPFTRTSLLGFVGPDSLVFVVGKMEGLMVVSGRRHNADDVVATALAVEPMKFVYRGRIAVFSVSVLHDERIVVVAEQRPDASEEDSFQWMSRVLQAIDSIHQVGVYCLALVPANTLPKAPLGGIHISETKQRFLEGALHPCNVLMCPHTCVTNLPKPRQKQPEVGPASMIVGNLVAGKRIAQACGRDVAQLEDNDQARKFLYIQDVLQWRAQATPDHPLFLVLNAKGTVASTASCLQLHKRAERVAAALMGRLNTGDHVALVYPPGIDLIATFYGCLYAGCVPVTVRPPHPQNLATTLPTVKMIVEVSKSVCILTTQAIMKLLKSKEAAAAVDIKSWPMVLDTDDLPRKKSPQMYKPPTPEMLAYLDFSVSTTGILAGVKMSHAATSALCRSIKLQCELYPSRQIAICLDPYCGLGFALWCLCSVYSGHQSILVPPLELESNASLWLAAVSQYKVRVTFCSYSVMEMCTKGLGSQTEALRLRNVNLSCVRTCMVVAEERPRIALTQSFSKIFKDLGLSPRAVSTTFGCRVNVAICLQGTSGPDPTTVYVDMRALRHDRVRLVERGSPHSLPLMESGKILPGVKVIIANTETKGPLGDSHLGEVWVSSPHNATGYYTVYGEEALHADHFNTKLSFGDTQTVWARTGYLGFLRRTELTDASGERHDALYVVGSLDETLELRGMRYHPIDIETSVIRSHKSIAECAVFTWTNLLVVVVELEGSEQEALDLVALVTNVVLEEHYLIVGVVVVVDPGVIPINSRGEKQRMHLRDGFLADQLDPIYVAYNM comes from the exons GTGTAGATCCTTCTCTGCAAATTGACAACAGGATCCAGGCCTCCTCCCAAGCTGTTCTCCCAGGTTCGAAACACAACAAGTCCCGGGCGGCCAACACCCGGGATGAACGCTTCAGATCTG ATTTGCACACAGAAGCCGTCCAAGCAGCTTTGGCAAAGtacaaagagaggaagatgcCAATGCCCTCCAAGAGACGATCTGTGCTAGTTCAGTCTTCTGTTGAGGCATGCACCCCGCCAG acacctcCTCAGCGTCAGAAGACGAGGGCTCGCTGCGCCGGCAGGGACGTCTGGCCACCTCCACACCCTACCAGGGCCACCCAGCCGTTGAGCACTGGTTTAACCGTGTCATCCAGGGTTCGtccacctcatcctccgcaTCATCCACCTCATCCCACCCGGGAGGGAGATCCgtcaccaccaccaacaccacagCCCACGCAGCCCTCAACGCCAACGCCGCAGCTACCGCACTGGCCGACCTTATGGCACACACCCAGCTAG ATAACCACTCAGCACCCCCTGATGTGACGGGGCTGTCGGAGCGCTCCTCGCTTCATGCGGAGCGGCCCCAGGTGGCCTCAGTGCGAGGTGTTTCCCGCGGCTACAACCACCACACCAGTGTCATGGAGACTGCAGATG GCTGTGAATGGAGAGGTGAAGGATCCCTCAGTTTAATGGATG GTGTTCCAGTCAACAGTCGCGTCTCCTCCAAAATCCAGCAGCTTCTCAATACTCTGAAGAGACCAAAGCGACCGCCATTGCGAGAGTTCTTTGTCGACGACTTTGAGGAGCTTTTGGATG TCCAGCAGCCAGATCCCAACCAGCCAAAGCCTGAAGGCCAGCAGATGAGTCCCCTAGAAGGAGAGCCTCTTGGGGTGGCCAACAAGTGGCCTCCATCCTTGCCAGCAGCCCTACAACGGTGGGGCACCACTCAGCCTAAGAGTCCCTGTCTGACTGGCCTCGACAATGCTGGCAAGCCTGTTTACACACTCACTTATG GTAAACTATGGACCCGCAGTCAGAAACTGGCCTATACTCTTCTTAACAAGCTGAGCACTAGAAATGAGCCTTTGCTCATGCCTGGAGACCGA GTTGCACTTGTTTTCCCCAACAACGACCCAGTGATGTTCATGGTGGCCTTTTACGGCTGTCTCCTGGCAGAGCTGGTACCTGTGCCTATTGAAGTCCCGCTGACCAGAAAG GATGCAGGAAGTCAACAGATTGGCTTTCTGTTGGGCAGCTGTGGTGTCACGTTGGCGCTGACCACTGATGCTTGTCAGAAAGGCTTGCCCAAAGCACAAACGGGGGAGGTAGCCACTTTCAAAG GCTGGCCGCGGTTGCTGTGGTTTGTGACAGATGGAAAACATGTTGTAAAGCCTCCGAAAGATTGGCATCCTCCTGTACGGGAAGCCAGTAATGACATAGCTTACATAGAG TATAAAACCAGCAAGGAAGGAAGCACCATGGGAATCACAGTGTCCCATTCAgccatgctggctcactgtcacgcCCTCACACAGGCCTGCGGCTACACTGAAG CTGAGACCATAACCAACGTCCTGGACTTCAAGAGAGAAGCAGGATTATGGCATGGTGTTCTTACT AGTGTCATGAATCGGATGCATGTGATCAGCATTCCTTACTCCCTGATGAAAGTCAACCCCCTCTCCTGGATACAGAAGGTTCACACATACAAAG CGCGGGTTGCAGTGGTTAAGTCGAGGGACATGCATTGGTCTCTGCTGGCCCAGAGAGACCAGCGAGACCTCAGCCTGAGCTCACTGCGCATGCTCATTGTAGCTGATGGAGCTAACCCAT GGTCGATATCCTCTTGCGACGCCTTCCTCAACGTGTTTCAGGCACGTGGGCTGCGACCTGAGGTGATCTGTCCATGTGCAAGCTCTTCAGAAGCCATGACTGTCGCCATCCGCAG ACCTCCAGAAATGGGTGTTCCTCCTCCTGGGAAGGCGGTGCTGTCTATGGGTGGGCTGAGCCACAGCGTGATCCGTgtggacacagaggagaaaCTCTCTGTCCTTACAGTGCAGGATGTGGGACAGGTCATGCCTGGAG CTGTGGTTTGTGTGGTGCGGGTGGAGGGGACACCCTATCTCTGTCAGACAGACGAGGTTGGAGAGATCTGCGTGAGCTCAAGTAGCACGGGTGTAGCTTATTATGGCCTCCCGGGGAAGACCAAGAACATCTTTGAG ACCATCCCACTAACATCATCTGGGATTCCCATCAGTGACAGACCCTTTACCAGGACCTCACTGCTGGGCTTTGTGGGACCG GACAGCCTTGTGTTTGTTGTGGGGAAGATGGAAGGACTGATGGTGGTCAGTGGGCGGAGACACAATGCTGATGACGTGGTTGCCACAGCACTGGCAGTGGAGCCCATGAAGTTTGTGTACAGGGGGAG GatagcagtgttttctgtgtccGTGCTGCACGACGAGAGGATCGTTGTTGTGGCAGAGCAGAGGCCAGACGCCTCTGAGGAAGACAGCTTCCAGTGGATGAGCCGTGTCCTTCAG GCCATAGACAGCATCCATCAGGTCGGGGTGTACTGCCTGGCCCTGGTGCCTGCCAATACTCTTCCTAAGGCTCCCCTGGGCGGCATCCATATATCTGAGACCAAACAGCGCTTCCTGGAGGGCGCCTTGCACCCCTGCAACGTCCTCATGTGCCCTCACACATGTGTCACCAACCTGCCCAAGCCGAGACAAAAACAGCCAG AGGTCGGTCCTGCTTCTATGATAGTGGGTAACCTGGTGGCAGGCAAGAGGATAGCACAGGCCTGCGGGAGAGACGTGGCCCAGCTAGAGGACAATGACCAGGCACGTAAG TTTCTGTACATACAAGACGTGCTGCAATGGAGAGCTCAGGCCACTCCAGACCATCCTCTGTTCCTTGTTCTCAATGCTAAG GGCACGGTGGCTAGTACAGCTTCCTGTCTGCAGCTGCACAAGCGGGCAGAGCGGGTGGCTGCTGCACTGATGGGACGCCTCAACACTGGAGACCATGTAGCACTCGTCTACCCGCCAG GAATCGACCTGATTGCCACCTTCTATGGCTGCCTGTACGCTGGCTGTGTGCCAGTCACTGTCAGACCCCCGCACCCCCAGAACCTGGCGACCACCCTGCCCACCGTCAAGATGATTGTTGAG GTCAGTAAGTCGGTGTGTATCCTGACCACTCAAGCAATAATGAAGCTGCTGAAATCCAaagaggctgctgcagctgtggACATCAAGAGCTGGCCCATGGTGCTGGACACAG ATGACCTCCCCAGGAAGAAGAGCCCCCAGATGTACAAGCCCCCGACCCCAGAGATGTTAGCTTACCTGGACTTCAGTGTGTCCACAACAGGCATCTTAGCGGGGGTCAAA ATGTCTCATGCTGCCACCAGTGCCTTGTGTCGCTCCATCAAACTGCAGTGTGAGCTCTACCCATCCCGGCAGATCGCCATCTGTCTGGACCCCTACTGCGGCCTGGGCTTCGCTCTCTGGTGTCTGTGCAG CGTGTACTCGGGCCACCAGTCGATCCTGGTTCCCCCTCTGGAGCTAGAGAGCAATGCGTCTCTGTGGCTTGCGGCAGTCAGCCAGTACAAAGTGCGCGTCACCTTCTGCTCGTATTCAGTCATGGAGATGTGCACCAAGGGCCTGGGTTCACAGACAGAAGCACTGCGG TTGCGAAATGTGAACCTGTCTTGTGTGCGTACGTGCATGGTCGTAGCAGAGGAGAGGCCCCGCATAGCACTTACTCAGTCCTTCTCAAAGATCTTCAAGGACTTGGGGCTTTCACCACGCGCCGTCAGCACCACCTTCGGCTGCAGGGTGAATGTGGCGATCTGTTTGCAG GGCACATCTGGACCAGACCCCACTACTGTTTATGTGGACATGAGAGCTCTACGACATGATAG GGTTCGCCTGGTAGAGAGAGGGTCACCACACAGCTTGCCACTGATGGAGTCTGGGAAG ATCCTTCCAGGAGTGAAGGTGATCATTGCCAACACAGAGACTAAAGGACCCCTGGGAGACTCCCACCTAGGAGAG GTCTGGGTGAGCAGTCCTCACAATGCTACAGGCTACTACACAGTGTATGGTGAGGAGGCGCTGCATGCGGACCACTTCAACACAAAGCTCAGCTTCGGCGACACCCAGACTGTGTGGGCAAGGACGGGCTACCTGGGCTTCCTGCGGCGCACTGAGCTGACTGATGCCAGTGGAG AGCGCCATGACGCCCTCTATGTGGTGGGCTCTCTTGATGAGACTCTGGAGCTGAGAGGAATGAGGTATCACCCAATTGACATCGAGACCTCTGTTATCCGTTCTCACAAGAGCATAGCTGAATG TGCGGTGTTCACTTGGACAAACCTCCTCGTGGTGGTTGTGGAGCTGGAGGGATCAGAGCAGGAGGCCCTGGACCTGGTGGCCCTGGTCACCAACGTTGTCCTGGAGGAGCACTACCTCATCGtaggggtggtggtggtggtcgaCCCCGGCGTCATCCCCATTAACTCCAGAGGGGAGAAGCAACGCATGCATCTCAGAGACGGATTCCTGGCAGACCAGCTGGACCCCATATACGTGGCTTATAACATGTGA
- the dip2a gene encoding disco-interacting protein 2 homolog A isoform X4, whose translation MAERTSTGLLTMMLEPTPAVAMTLPAEVREKLAELELELSEGDITQKGYEKKRGKLLAPYIPQIQGVDPSLQIDNRIQASSQAVLPGSKHNKSRAANTRDERFRSDLHTEAVQAALAKYKERKMPMPSKRRSVLVQSSVEACTPPDTSSASEDEGSLRRQGRLATSTPYQGHPAVEHWFNRVIQGSSTSSSASSTSSHPGGRSVTTTNTTAHAALNANAAATALADLMAHTQLDNHSAPPDVTGLSERSSLHAERPQVASVRGVSRGYNHHTSVMETADGVPVNSRVSSKIQQLLNTLKRPKRPPLREFFVDDFEELLDVQQPDPNQPKPEGQQMSPLEGEPLGVANKWPPSLPAALQRWGTTQPKSPCLTGLDNAGKPVYTLTYGKLWTRSQKLAYTLLNKLSTRNEPLLMPGDRVALVFPNNDPVMFMVAFYGCLLAELVPVPIEVPLTRKDAGSQQIGFLLGSCGVTLALTTDACQKGLPKAQTGEVATFKGWPRLLWFVTDGKHVVKPPKDWHPPVREASNDIAYIEYKTSKEGSTMGITVSHSAMLAHCHALTQACGYTEAETITNVLDFKREAGLWHGVLTSVMNRMHVISIPYSLMKVNPLSWIQKVHTYKARVAVVKSRDMHWSLLAQRDQRDLSLSSLRMLIVADGANPWSISSCDAFLNVFQARGLRPEVICPCASSSEAMTVAIRRPPEMGVPPPGKAVLSMGGLSHSVIRVDTEEKLSVLTVQDVGQVMPGAVVCVVRVEGTPYLCQTDEVGEICVSSSSTGVAYYGLPGKTKNIFETIPLTSSGIPISDRPFTRTSLLGFVGPDSLVFVVGKMEGLMVVSGRRHNADDVVATALAVEPMKFVYRGRIAVFSVSVLHDERIVVVAEQRPDASEEDSFQWMSRVLQAIDSIHQVGVYCLALVPANTLPKAPLGGIHISETKQRFLEGALHPCNVLMCPHTCVTNLPKPRQKQPEVGPASMIVGNLVAGKRIAQACGRDVAQLEDNDQFLYIQDVLQWRAQATPDHPLFLVLNAKGTVASTASCLQLHKRAERVAAALMGRLNTGDHVALVYPPGIDLIATFYGCLYAGCVPVTVRPPHPQNLATTLPTVKMIVEVSKSVCILTTQAIMKLLKSKEAAAAVDIKSWPMVLDTDDLPRKKSPQMYKPPTPEMLAYLDFSVSTTGILAGVKMSHAATSALCRSIKLQCELYPSRQIAICLDPYCGLGFALWCLCSVYSGHQSILVPPLELESNASLWLAAVSQYKVRVTFCSYSVMEMCTKGLGSQTEALRLRNVNLSCVRTCMVVAEERPRIALTQSFSKIFKDLGLSPRAVSTTFGCRVNVAICLQGTSGPDPTTVYVDMRALRHDRVRLVERGSPHSLPLMESGKILPGVKVIIANTETKGPLGDSHLGEVWVSSPHNATGYYTVYGEEALHADHFNTKLSFGDTQTVWARTGYLGFLRRTELTDASGERHDALYVVGSLDETLELRGMRYHPIDIETSVIRSHKSIAECAVFTWTNLLVVVVELEGSEQEALDLVALVTNVVLEEHYLIVGVVVVVDPGVIPINSRGEKQRMHLRDGFLADQLDPIYVAYNM comes from the exons GTGTAGATCCTTCTCTGCAAATTGACAACAGGATCCAGGCCTCCTCCCAAGCTGTTCTCCCAGGTTCGAAACACAACAAGTCCCGGGCGGCCAACACCCGGGATGAACGCTTCAGATCTG ATTTGCACACAGAAGCCGTCCAAGCAGCTTTGGCAAAGtacaaagagaggaagatgcCAATGCCCTCCAAGAGACGATCTGTGCTAGTTCAGTCTTCTGTTGAGGCATGCACCCCGCCAG acacctcCTCAGCGTCAGAAGACGAGGGCTCGCTGCGCCGGCAGGGACGTCTGGCCACCTCCACACCCTACCAGGGCCACCCAGCCGTTGAGCACTGGTTTAACCGTGTCATCCAGGGTTCGtccacctcatcctccgcaTCATCCACCTCATCCCACCCGGGAGGGAGATCCgtcaccaccaccaacaccacagCCCACGCAGCCCTCAACGCCAACGCCGCAGCTACCGCACTGGCCGACCTTATGGCACACACCCAGCTAG ATAACCACTCAGCACCCCCTGATGTGACGGGGCTGTCGGAGCGCTCCTCGCTTCATGCGGAGCGGCCCCAGGTGGCCTCAGTGCGAGGTGTTTCCCGCGGCTACAACCACCACACCAGTGTCATGGAGACTGCAGATG GTGTTCCAGTCAACAGTCGCGTCTCCTCCAAAATCCAGCAGCTTCTCAATACTCTGAAGAGACCAAAGCGACCGCCATTGCGAGAGTTCTTTGTCGACGACTTTGAGGAGCTTTTGGATG TCCAGCAGCCAGATCCCAACCAGCCAAAGCCTGAAGGCCAGCAGATGAGTCCCCTAGAAGGAGAGCCTCTTGGGGTGGCCAACAAGTGGCCTCCATCCTTGCCAGCAGCCCTACAACGGTGGGGCACCACTCAGCCTAAGAGTCCCTGTCTGACTGGCCTCGACAATGCTGGCAAGCCTGTTTACACACTCACTTATG GTAAACTATGGACCCGCAGTCAGAAACTGGCCTATACTCTTCTTAACAAGCTGAGCACTAGAAATGAGCCTTTGCTCATGCCTGGAGACCGA GTTGCACTTGTTTTCCCCAACAACGACCCAGTGATGTTCATGGTGGCCTTTTACGGCTGTCTCCTGGCAGAGCTGGTACCTGTGCCTATTGAAGTCCCGCTGACCAGAAAG GATGCAGGAAGTCAACAGATTGGCTTTCTGTTGGGCAGCTGTGGTGTCACGTTGGCGCTGACCACTGATGCTTGTCAGAAAGGCTTGCCCAAAGCACAAACGGGGGAGGTAGCCACTTTCAAAG GCTGGCCGCGGTTGCTGTGGTTTGTGACAGATGGAAAACATGTTGTAAAGCCTCCGAAAGATTGGCATCCTCCTGTACGGGAAGCCAGTAATGACATAGCTTACATAGAG TATAAAACCAGCAAGGAAGGAAGCACCATGGGAATCACAGTGTCCCATTCAgccatgctggctcactgtcacgcCCTCACACAGGCCTGCGGCTACACTGAAG CTGAGACCATAACCAACGTCCTGGACTTCAAGAGAGAAGCAGGATTATGGCATGGTGTTCTTACT AGTGTCATGAATCGGATGCATGTGATCAGCATTCCTTACTCCCTGATGAAAGTCAACCCCCTCTCCTGGATACAGAAGGTTCACACATACAAAG CGCGGGTTGCAGTGGTTAAGTCGAGGGACATGCATTGGTCTCTGCTGGCCCAGAGAGACCAGCGAGACCTCAGCCTGAGCTCACTGCGCATGCTCATTGTAGCTGATGGAGCTAACCCAT GGTCGATATCCTCTTGCGACGCCTTCCTCAACGTGTTTCAGGCACGTGGGCTGCGACCTGAGGTGATCTGTCCATGTGCAAGCTCTTCAGAAGCCATGACTGTCGCCATCCGCAG ACCTCCAGAAATGGGTGTTCCTCCTCCTGGGAAGGCGGTGCTGTCTATGGGTGGGCTGAGCCACAGCGTGATCCGTgtggacacagaggagaaaCTCTCTGTCCTTACAGTGCAGGATGTGGGACAGGTCATGCCTGGAG CTGTGGTTTGTGTGGTGCGGGTGGAGGGGACACCCTATCTCTGTCAGACAGACGAGGTTGGAGAGATCTGCGTGAGCTCAAGTAGCACGGGTGTAGCTTATTATGGCCTCCCGGGGAAGACCAAGAACATCTTTGAG ACCATCCCACTAACATCATCTGGGATTCCCATCAGTGACAGACCCTTTACCAGGACCTCACTGCTGGGCTTTGTGGGACCG GACAGCCTTGTGTTTGTTGTGGGGAAGATGGAAGGACTGATGGTGGTCAGTGGGCGGAGACACAATGCTGATGACGTGGTTGCCACAGCACTGGCAGTGGAGCCCATGAAGTTTGTGTACAGGGGGAG GatagcagtgttttctgtgtccGTGCTGCACGACGAGAGGATCGTTGTTGTGGCAGAGCAGAGGCCAGACGCCTCTGAGGAAGACAGCTTCCAGTGGATGAGCCGTGTCCTTCAG GCCATAGACAGCATCCATCAGGTCGGGGTGTACTGCCTGGCCCTGGTGCCTGCCAATACTCTTCCTAAGGCTCCCCTGGGCGGCATCCATATATCTGAGACCAAACAGCGCTTCCTGGAGGGCGCCTTGCACCCCTGCAACGTCCTCATGTGCCCTCACACATGTGTCACCAACCTGCCCAAGCCGAGACAAAAACAGCCAG AGGTCGGTCCTGCTTCTATGATAGTGGGTAACCTGGTGGCAGGCAAGAGGATAGCACAGGCCTGCGGGAGAGACGTGGCCCAGCTAGAGGACAATGACCAG TTTCTGTACATACAAGACGTGCTGCAATGGAGAGCTCAGGCCACTCCAGACCATCCTCTGTTCCTTGTTCTCAATGCTAAG GGCACGGTGGCTAGTACAGCTTCCTGTCTGCAGCTGCACAAGCGGGCAGAGCGGGTGGCTGCTGCACTGATGGGACGCCTCAACACTGGAGACCATGTAGCACTCGTCTACCCGCCAG GAATCGACCTGATTGCCACCTTCTATGGCTGCCTGTACGCTGGCTGTGTGCCAGTCACTGTCAGACCCCCGCACCCCCAGAACCTGGCGACCACCCTGCCCACCGTCAAGATGATTGTTGAG GTCAGTAAGTCGGTGTGTATCCTGACCACTCAAGCAATAATGAAGCTGCTGAAATCCAaagaggctgctgcagctgtggACATCAAGAGCTGGCCCATGGTGCTGGACACAG ATGACCTCCCCAGGAAGAAGAGCCCCCAGATGTACAAGCCCCCGACCCCAGAGATGTTAGCTTACCTGGACTTCAGTGTGTCCACAACAGGCATCTTAGCGGGGGTCAAA ATGTCTCATGCTGCCACCAGTGCCTTGTGTCGCTCCATCAAACTGCAGTGTGAGCTCTACCCATCCCGGCAGATCGCCATCTGTCTGGACCCCTACTGCGGCCTGGGCTTCGCTCTCTGGTGTCTGTGCAG CGTGTACTCGGGCCACCAGTCGATCCTGGTTCCCCCTCTGGAGCTAGAGAGCAATGCGTCTCTGTGGCTTGCGGCAGTCAGCCAGTACAAAGTGCGCGTCACCTTCTGCTCGTATTCAGTCATGGAGATGTGCACCAAGGGCCTGGGTTCACAGACAGAAGCACTGCGG TTGCGAAATGTGAACCTGTCTTGTGTGCGTACGTGCATGGTCGTAGCAGAGGAGAGGCCCCGCATAGCACTTACTCAGTCCTTCTCAAAGATCTTCAAGGACTTGGGGCTTTCACCACGCGCCGTCAGCACCACCTTCGGCTGCAGGGTGAATGTGGCGATCTGTTTGCAG GGCACATCTGGACCAGACCCCACTACTGTTTATGTGGACATGAGAGCTCTACGACATGATAG GGTTCGCCTGGTAGAGAGAGGGTCACCACACAGCTTGCCACTGATGGAGTCTGGGAAG ATCCTTCCAGGAGTGAAGGTGATCATTGCCAACACAGAGACTAAAGGACCCCTGGGAGACTCCCACCTAGGAGAG GTCTGGGTGAGCAGTCCTCACAATGCTACAGGCTACTACACAGTGTATGGTGAGGAGGCGCTGCATGCGGACCACTTCAACACAAAGCTCAGCTTCGGCGACACCCAGACTGTGTGGGCAAGGACGGGCTACCTGGGCTTCCTGCGGCGCACTGAGCTGACTGATGCCAGTGGAG AGCGCCATGACGCCCTCTATGTGGTGGGCTCTCTTGATGAGACTCTGGAGCTGAGAGGAATGAGGTATCACCCAATTGACATCGAGACCTCTGTTATCCGTTCTCACAAGAGCATAGCTGAATG TGCGGTGTTCACTTGGACAAACCTCCTCGTGGTGGTTGTGGAGCTGGAGGGATCAGAGCAGGAGGCCCTGGACCTGGTGGCCCTGGTCACCAACGTTGTCCTGGAGGAGCACTACCTCATCGtaggggtggtggtggtggtcgaCCCCGGCGTCATCCCCATTAACTCCAGAGGGGAGAAGCAACGCATGCATCTCAGAGACGGATTCCTGGCAGACCAGCTGGACCCCATATACGTGGCTTATAACATGTGA